TGGCCTGAGGGCTTCTACGAAACACGCTATGACGTGCTCATGAATAGGCCGTGGGTACTTTACTTCGCTGCTCTCGTGGTATGGTGCTACGGCTATGCATTAGAAGGACCTTGTGGAGATGTTGCGAGGCACAATACCCCAGAGGAGAACCAGCGACAAATGAGGCACTATTTGCTAAGGTATGCAGGCATTACAGATCCAGATGAGCTCCAAGCCATGCAGGGCATCAACAATAATACGGCGTTGCTGGTGGTCTTGCGGGACTCATTTGACAATACGAGATGGGATTTGCTACATGAAGGGGCTCTTTTGATGAGAAACTGTATTGTTCTGAACGGCGGCGGTACCGTGTAAGCTGCAGCAAGCGGGATTGCATGGATCAGACGATGATTTAAATGAAGCTGAATGAAGCATGTATATtagatgatggtgatgtggACATGTGAAGTGTCTACCTCTATGTCTGTCTGTTTTAGGGCAGGGTGTGTGGTCATTCGAGGAATGAACATTACCTATTAATGCTGGCAACATATGCGTGTCGTTATAAAGTGGTCTCTAGCAGTCTATGCACAAATCCAATGCCTATCTACACTCCAAGGCCAGCTCTACTCAGACCTTTGGCTCGGGATCAATGTTTGCCTTCAAGTGCTCGGCAATGCTCACAATGGCACCGTCCCGCTTCCGCTTCATGACGCCCTTCAAGGTCGCCAGCCTCTTACCCACCTGCAGCGCCTCGCACTCAATGATGACCTCTTCGCCCTTGGGCACGGGCCGGAAATACGTCACGTTCAAGTTGCGAGTGACGCCGAGGAACTGCCAGAACCCGGGCTTGCTGATGAGAACCAGGGGGATGGTGGTGCACAGGTCGAAGAGGGTggcggccgcgccgccgtggaGGTTGCCCAGGCGGTTGCAGTGGTCCTCGAGGCAGGTGAATGTAAATGTGACGGAGGGTGCTGGGGCATCGGGATTTGCGGCCAAAACGACCAGATGGGGGAGGAGTTTGGACATCCATTCCTTCGGGGCCGGTTGTTAGCGATGGTTATCAAGAACGGGAGCTTGGTCTGCGAGCGGGCTGAGTGCTTACTCCGGCCTTCCAGTGgtcatcgtcgtctttggtGAGCCATGCCTTGGCTCGCTCCAGGGGGTCCTCGTAGAGATCCTCGTACTTTTTATCaaccatggtggtggtggtggttgctgTGAGAGTGAAGGAAGAAGGCTGGGGCGGCGGTTTGGACGCTGCTGGTCAAGAAATAGCCAAGCATACGAGGTACGAGGTACAGGAATGTCCCGATTTCAGAATAGAAATGAAGTCTACTGAAGAATTAACACCGGGGAAAATTCCAATGGCGTAGAATCGAGGAATATTGACGGGGAATGAGTCTTGTCGGAGAAATGgcgagagaaaaaaaagagaggagTGCCAAATAGTTATGCTAGCGCAACATTGAGCATGGTTTGAGTAGCGAGACCTGCGAGGTAGCCGCCGGGCGCCTGGGCACGGTGCCTGGGCTGAGGAGCATTTACTGGAACCTGTtgacaacatttgaactCCAGCGGTCAAGTTCTCACTAAAGAAGAGCCGAGCCCCGCGCTACTTGACCCCGAACCCCGCGTGCCGTCTGCCGGCTACCTTGACGGCGTGGCCGCAGTCGACCCGGGCAAAGAACTTGGGGTAAGCGCGACTTTACCGAGGCTCCTTCACATGGCGGGTCCCGACGAAGCGGCGCATCCTGGCCAATTCCGTCGCTGCCAATTGACTGGCTTGGACCCACACCAACGGCTGCTTGTGATCGCTTCAGAGGAGCTCCCAACCTGCTTCTCCCTTTCCCAGACGCTCGCGACACCTGCACGCTTCGCGTCATATCTCATCAACGACACCTCCGAAGCTCAAGACGGTGCTTTTCCATCGATTACAACCGCCGTTCTCGAGCGTAGGGCATAGAAAGTCTGTCCCGGATCCGGTCAAAGTCCCGTCGGAGACGGCCGCGGGCAACCGAGATGGAGTTCGTCACAGCCCTTCGGGGTACCTTTGACGACAACAAGCCCTCGCTATTCGAAGTCCTCTCCGAGCAGCAACTCAATGGCTTGCTGCCGCCGACATTGCGATATCTTCTCACAGTCGCGACGCAGAGACATCCCCGCTACCTACTGCGGATACTCAACTCCTTTGACGAGCTCTACGCCTTGTGCATGCTCGCCGTTGAGCGACACTACTTGCGTACCCGAGGCGGATCCTTTACCGAAAACTTCTATGGGCTTAAGCGGGAAAAGGCCCTGCGGGGTGAGATACCGCGGGCGAGCATATCGGCTCCGAACCTGGTCCGTGAGACGCTGAAGTTATCCACCAGCGACGTTTGGAAGAACCTGGCCGTGCTTGTTGGTGTGCCGTATTTGAAGCGTAAACTGGACGAAAGCTACGAAATCAATGCGCCTAGAGCGCTGCTTGGATCAGCCTACACTCGAATGCCGGACAACCCCACCGTCAAAGACAGGATCCTGCATTATTACCGATGGTTCTTGATGAATATATACCCGAGCGTAAATGCCGCTTACTACTTTGCCATATTGGTTTTCAATCTTGGTTACCTATTTGACAGGACCAAATATCACAACCCCCTCATGTGGCTGATTGGAACGCGACTCCGCCGAATGACCGGTGCCGATTACCAGGCTATCGACGCGCTCTCCCAGCCTAAACCTGGCAATCGACCAGGATCACGATCGATCTTCTCACCGAGCGAATTGGGTTCAAAGGTGCTGTCGAGCCTATCACTACTTTTGCCCATGAGCATCTTCGCACTTAAATTCTTGGAATGGTGGCACCAATCAGATTTTGCCAAGCAGTTGTCTCGCAAGGCCACCGAGAATATTGACCTCCCGCCGCCTATTGTAAACGGGGTCGCAAAGAAGTCCAAGTCGTCTGAGGGTCAAGAGGACAAGGCTGAGAAGACTGAGGAGGATGGCCATGATAAAATCATGTCCGCCGAGGACGCACCGATTGCCACGCCCTCTATGCTGCCCATCTATGTGGTGCCAACTCCAAAGGATACCTCCCATTGCCCAATCTGCCAAGACGATATAGTCACTCCGACAGCCTGCCAAACGGGTGTCGTGTACTGTTACACGTGCATTCACAAATGGCTTGAGGGGACGCACGACAAGCAGGAGAGTTTTATGGAGAAGCATAAAGGGAAGTGGGAGAGCGGCATTGGTAGGTGTGCGGTTACTGGCAAACGCGTCCTTGGCGGAACTGAAGGCTTGCGAAGGAtcataatataataataaaccTTATCGAGGGCGTCTTTAGCGGACATGGAAGACGGAGAGCAAAATGTCTGTGGCGCAGGTACGGGGTAATGTAAACTTAGAAGCatcatgatgatgagcaCAAGATGCAGTCAAATGGAAGGCGGGAGCAATGGAGATGCGCGCTCGATTACCgagtactacggagtacgttgGCGACAAATAATTAAAAAGCCGGCAAAGCATTTGTGAGACAGCAACTTCGAAAGTCGGGATTTCCGGATTTGGTCAAGAGCCATTGTTCGCAGCCCTGCAACGGCATGTGGAACCTGTTCCCTGACCAATGGCGTGGATCCATTTCGAGTTTCTGGAATGCGCCTTGCTTCGCAACATGTCTTGGATGTCAACGACATGACCTGACCGGGGGCTTAGCGAGAGACAGAGGGTGGCAGAACATGGTCATGGTCTATCCGGGGATTCATTCTCACACGCCCGGATGAGTGAGGCTGTCGCCCTGCCACCAGGGGCATCCCGGGCCGTTGACTCTTGACTTCGGCGTCAAGTAGTTCATCGCCGGGGTTGTGGAATGCACCGTTGCCGAGAATAGCAGAAACAAAGGCTATTGTGGCGTCCATATATAAGACAGTCAGGGGCCTTCTCTTGGACCACTCAAGGGAACTCTCTTAATGAAGTCCGGCAACTCATTCGGTCCCTGGATGCCTTTGGAATGCAGTTCCTCCTGCCAACCTCGTGGTTCAGAGTACCCAAGTTGAAGAAAGGCGAGCCACAATGGCTGGCGTATATTGCCTTCATTATAATCTGGGCGAAACACAATCTTCGCAAAATCCCCCGCCTCCTACATTATACAATGCAGAATCTACAATGTATATAAGTGACCTGTCTGAGCCATCCCCGCCTTCTAGATTCTTCATGCCTTCACAACGCCCTTTTGTTACCATTTTGGAAAACTTGAACCAGATTCAAGAACAGCGAGCAAACAATTTTGAAACTGCTGGGACAGAGCCGTGACTGACTACATCTGGCTGTCATGGCTTCCTACGCCCTAGCCACTTCCTACGCCGGGGAGTCTCTCCTCTCGGGATTCAACTGGTTCCACGGAGCCGATCCCACTCACGGATATGTTTCCTACCAGAGCCGTCAGAATGCCGAAGCTCTGGGTCTCTATTCTGTTGACGAAAAAACGGGAGTCGTGAGACTAGGCGTCGACAGCACGAATACGTACCCCCTGACCGCAGGACGGCCGAGTATCCGGCTCGAGAGCAAGGAGGCGTTTAGCCATGGCCTTTTTATTGCCGACTTTTTACACATGCCTCCCTCACAGTGCGGCGTCTGGCCAGCATGTAAGTCTAGATTCGTTACCCTCTGGACAGATGATCAATAACTAACTACGCAACAAATAAAGTCTGGTCGTACGGTCCCAACTGGCCTACAAGCGGTGAGGTTGACATAATCGAAGGTGCAAACGACCAGCACAACAACCTCATATCCGCTCACACAGGACCCGGCTGCACCATAAGCAAGAGCCTCGGGGGCAAATTCTCGGGCGCCCAGCGCGAAACTGACTGCAACGTTGGAAATAACAATGTCGGGTGTGGATATTCCTCACCGGCGGGCGACGCCTCTGCGTACGGGGACGGTTTCAACGCCGCCAACGGGGGTGTATACGCCATGGAGTGGGATAATGAGTTCATCAAGATCTGGCACTTTGCGAGAAGCGAGATCCCCAAGGATATCACAAACAAGACGCCTGATACGAAGGGCTGGGGGGTGCCGGATGCGGTttttggtggcggcgactGTAACGTCGACAACTTCTTCAAGGACATGAGTCTGGTGATAAACATTGTGAGTTTGAAATTAATGCGccggggggagggggctTGAGTGGCTCAAATTACAGCTGGACTGACTTGGCTTCTTAGAACTTTTGCGGTGATTGGGGCAACGCGATTTGGGGGAAATCCGACGGCTGTGGCAAGTATGCGGCCACGTGCAACGAGTACGTTGCCAATAACCCGAAGGCTTTCGCGAACGCGTACTGGGATGTCAGGTATATTGAGGCCTACCAGAAGACCGATGTGCAGACTTCCTCGAGTTCTCCGAGCGCGTCTGCCACGGAGCCCCTGACCCGAGTGACAAGGACGAcgtccatcaccaccactATCACGATTAGACGCCCACATCGCAGCACACGCACTGTCGTAGAGGGCCGGAACACGACCTCTGCTTTGGGCGTGGATGCTGCTTCATCCTATCAATCT
The DNA window shown above is from Metarhizium brunneum chromosome 1, complete sequence and carries:
- the PEX12 gene encoding Peroxisome assembly protein 12; the protein is MEFVTALRGTFDDNKPSLFEVLSEQQLNGLLPPTLRYLLTVATQRHPRYLLRILNSFDELYALCMLAVERHYLRTRGGSFTENFYGLKREKALRGEIPRASISAPNLVRETLKLSTSDVWKNLAVLVGVPYLKRKLDESYEINAPRALLGSAYTRMPDNPTVKDRILHYYRWFLMNIYPSVNAAYYFAILVFNLGYLFDRTKYHNPLMWLIGTRLRRMTGADYQAIDALSQPKPGNRPGSRSIFSPSELGSKVLSSLSLLLPMSIFALKFLEWWHQSDFAKQLSRKATENIDLPPPIVNGVAKKSKSSEGQEDKAEKTEEDGHDKIMSAEDAPIATPSMLPIYVVPTPKDTSHCPICQDDIVTPTACQTGVVYCYTCIHKWLEGTHDKQESFMEKHKGKWESGIGRCAVTGKRVLGGTEGLRRIII
- the Acot13_0 gene encoding Acyl-coenzyme A thioesterase 13, translating into MVDKKYEDLYEDPLERAKAWLTKDDDDHWKAGEWMSKLLPHLVVLAANPDAPAPSVTFTFTCLEDHCNRLGNLHGGAAATLFDLCTTIPLVLISKPGFWQFLGVTRNLNVTYFRPVPKGEEVIIECEALQVGKRLATLKGVMKRKRDGAIVSIAEHLKANIDPEPKV